The following coding sequences lie in one Spinacia oleracea cultivar Varoflay chromosome 1, BTI_SOV_V1, whole genome shotgun sequence genomic window:
- the LOC130463487 gene encoding uncharacterized protein encodes MVINLQQLPRFRCLPAYLPVFQFTCYIDMTYRKRVRPAEIDGTRGPATAHTSSLSGDASLPTKKHVTQPQSSQVPTTVVKFGPFSPQGTVKSVVAPPCSSTSKSALQTDDILGAIWKKPPTGSTSSSLMEATRDSVQPKISSKTSPEVPTSIPPSNTTKSQKYPTSKSQKYHATSSGRVPPNISPASHISPYMPPNMTPIIPPSHIKTSSRVSQTNQQQNNSEEPKENSTKSKSLRVKSYPDWPVTIDFDDKEEVLTIDAKGNVKLVSGSIQTIDLWSNNGVQYYVEFNDLYQPLRKGGQMLVRFIGSIVKVETYCPLGEGDWSDIDKDSKAKMVEEIRERFVIPAHPEYNKQILKRANKSWRQYKHSLKVRYYKPDEKTLAEMCDIVPRHGITSTQWRKLVKYWASDEGQRASECGKAARASQNQFHRSGSDSYANQQADYEDEHGKKMSLLALWVKSHRGKDGTFLPGTVTEDFVDDAKAKMETLRTVDPSKSEQELENAAFEDTMHGIKGMGKFERGPW; translated from the exons ATGGTAATCAATCTCCAACAACTTCCCAG attcAGATGCCTTCCAGCTTACTTGCCTGTATTCCAGTTTACA TGCTATATAGATATGACTTATCGCAAGAGGGTTAGACCTGCTGAAATAGATGGTACACGTGGTCCAGCTACCGCACATACCTCATCTTTGAGTGGAGATGCATCACTACCAACCAAGAAGCATGTTACTCAACCACAATCATCTCAGGTTCCTACTACCGTTGTCAAATTTGGACCATTTTCTCCACAAGGTACCGTAAAATCAGTGGTTGCACCTCCATGTTCGAGTACTTCAAAAAGTGCACTGCAAACCGATGACATACTTGGAGCTATATGGAAAAAGCCACCTACTGGATCAAcatcaagttcacttatggaaGCAACTAGAGATTCAGTTCAACCCAAGATTTCATCCAAGACTTCACCTGAAGTTCCAACTAGTATCCCACCTTCTAACACAACCAAATCACAGAAATACCCTACATCAAAATCACAAAAATATCATGCTACTTCCTCTGGTCGTGTCCCACCTAATATCTCGCCTGCTAGTCATATCTCACCTTATATGCCACCCAATATGACACCTATTATCCCACCTAGTCATATTAAAACATCTTCAAGAGTTTCTCAGACCAATCAACAGCAGAACAATAGTGAAGAACCAAAAGAGAACTCAACAAAATCGAAGTCCCTAAGGGTGAAGTCATATCCGGATTGGCCTGTAACTATAGATTTTGATGACAAGGAGGAGGTTTTGACCATTG ATGCTAAGGGAAATGTTAAACTGGTGAGTGGTTCTATTCAAACCATCGACCTCTGGAGTAACAATGGCGTGCAGTACTATGTTGAATTCAATGACCTTTACCAACCGCTTAGGAAAGGTGGACAAATGTTGGTCAGATTCATTGGTAGTATTGTAAAGGTAGAGACCTACTGTCCACTTGGAGAAGGGGATTGGTCTGATATCGACAAAGATTCAAAAGCTAAGATGGTAGAAGAAATAAGA GAACGCTTTGTTATTCCCGCTCATCCGGAATATAACAAACAAATCCTCAAGCGCGCCAATAAAAGTTGGAGGCAGTATAAACACTCTCTTAAGGTGAGATACTACAAACCAGATGAGAAAACACTTGCTGAGATGTGCGATATTGTGCCAAGACATGGAATTACCAGTACTCAATGGAGAAAGTTGGTTAAGTACTGGGCTTCGGATGAAGGGCAA AGAGCATCAGAATGTGGAAAAGCTGCACGGGCatctcaaaatcaatttcataGATCGGGTTCTGACAGCTATGCGAACCAACAAGCTGATTAT GAAGATGAGCATGGAAAAAAAATGAGCTTATTAGCCCTTTGGGTAAAGTCTCATCGCGGCAAGGACGGGACCTTTCTTCCAGGCACAGTCACTGAAGATTTTGTG GATGATGCAAAGGCTAAGATGGAAACGTTGAGGACAGTAGATCCTTCTAAATCTGAACAAGAACTTGAAAATGCAGCTTTTGAGGACACTATGCATG GAATAAAGGGTATGGGAAAGTTCGAGAGAGGACCGTGGTGA
- the LOC110787668 gene encoding uncharacterized protein: protein MWAEYSYNTSFHMSTGMTPLKIIYGRDPPKLWRIGAGHTTVGSLEDMLQVRDYILDELKVNLLRAQQIMKHHADNRRRDEQFEVGDAVFLKLQPYRQKSLAKNMDTSWIDLRKGTAGYYNGCIKFLEVAKETLLEGMTRCPCNKCKLNNSYPLEEVGGHILFYGFYKNYRQWVFHCKDEESNTIEIPSDQAKVVGRDDIDGLLAATFRVDNTAQPTNESQDPSLSEANFEDEDPYNMHEELNFDPEEDDEFPSTNTNEEEAKYKRLREASDEGLYEGCTTFSKLSFLLHLFHLKCMFHWSAASFNKLLELLLDAFPIIMEFPSSYYEGMKIIKDLGLSYEKIHACPNDCILYWGEFAEKNECHICHTSRWRNVNGNEGDTSENVIKTRKKGVPAKVMRYFPLIPRLKRLYMSSKTAEDMRWHFDRKDEKIISHPADGEAWKKFDQRYEEFAKDPRSVRLGLASDGFNPYRLMNTSYSTWPVILIPYNLPPWLCMKSTSFILSLIIPGKSGPGMDIDVYLQPLIHELKLLWEGVDAFDAHSGKSFKMRAALHSTINDFPAYAMLSGWSTKGYKACPSCADSGCAYSFGGKIVYPVARKWLPADHPYRSQANLFDGKEEHGFAPVPLSGTEILKQQERVKYVYGKSKIVSKKRGRLDNDEIEEDDDGQDDVDKVLWKKESKLFELEYWEYNPLRHNLDVMHIEKNVCDNFLGTLLDMEKSRDDKNARLALQARNIKSHLWPQSHPNRVKDYLPSAAYTMSKEEKERFLNVLQKLKVPDGYGSNLQKCVNMKQRKLINLKSHDNHVLMQDILPVALRASNATKVIDLLDELSDFFKKICSTSIDRNELDTIQSKLVLTLCKMEKEFLPTFFTIMVHLLIHLVDEVKLGGPVHYRWMYPIERYLAFLKSHVSNKAKPEGSIAEGYLLWETIAFCSRYLESVETILTRPKRNEDGVPDINNYLYYSGGRVVGMKENVRLDDKSLKQAHRYVLLHSDEMKPANNLDDSTKEGKLRKALAGGLSNRSKRMKSVIINGYKFDTVDRERSRKTQNSGIMVEAEGQEYYGKLKEILELDYYGSFKVLMFRCDWADIRRGFKTYPSGRVRVNFSKLMHTGQNLEDDPFIFSSQAKQVFYIEDEIQKGWFHVIKTKPRDLFDIPDDDDNDDE, encoded by the exons acATGGATACTAGTTGGATTGATTTACGAAAAGGGACTGCCGGTTATTATAATGGTTGCATAAAATTTTTAGAGGTTGCTAAGGAGACTCTTTTAGAGGGAATGACTCGATGCCCATGTAATAAATGCAAGTTGAATAACTCATATCCCTTAGAAGAGGTAGGAGGACACATTTTATTTTACGGTTTTTATAAGAACTATAGACAATGGGTTTTCCATTGTAAAGATGAAGAGAGTAATACCATAGAGATCCCTAGTGATCAAGCAAAGGTAGTAGGTCGAGATGATATTGATGGGTTATTAGCAGCAACTTTTAGGGTTGACAATACTGCACAACCCACCAACGAATCCCAAGACCCATCATTAAGTGAAGCAAATTTTGAAGATGAAGATCCGTATAACATGCATGAAGAGTTAAATTTTGATCCTGAGGAAGATGATGAGTTTCCATCAACCAACACCAATGAAGAAGAGGCAAAATATAAACGACTAAGGGAAGCTTCTGATGAGGGTTTATACGAGGGGTGTACTACTTTCTCAAAATTGTCATTTCTATTGCACTTGTTTCACCTCAAGTGTATGTTTCATTGGTCAGCTGCGTCATTTAATAAGTTGCTTGAGCTTCTATTAGACGCATTTCCTATTATTATGGAGTTTCCGTCATCGTATTATGAAGGCATGAAGATAATAAAGGATTTGGGATTGAGTTACGAGAAAATCCATGCATGTCCAAATGATTGCATTTTATATTGGGGTGAATTTGCAGAAAAAAATGAGTGTCATATCTGTCACACATCAAGGTGGAGAAATGTGAACGGAAATGAGGGTGATACAAGTGAGAATGTTATAAAAACACGTAAGAAGGGCGTTCCAGCTAAAGTAATGCGGTATTTTCCTCTCATCCCTAGACTAAAGAGGCTTTACATGTCATCTAAAACAGCAGAGGACATGAGATGGCATTTTGACCGCAAGGATGAAAAGATCATAAGTCACCCGGCAGATGGTGAAGCTTGGAAAAAATTTGATCAAAGATATGAGGAATTTGCCAAAGACCCTCGTAGTGTAAGATTGGGTCTAGCAAGTGATGGTTTTAATCCATATCGTTTGATGAATACTAGTTACAGTACATGGCCAGTGATCCTAATTCCTTATAATTTGCCACCATGGCTTTGTATGAAGTCAACGTCATTCATTTTGTCTTTGATCATCCCTGGTAAGTCTGGTCCCGGTATGGATATTGATGTGTACTTGCAACCACTAATCCATGAGCTAAAATTGTTGTGGGAAGGTGTAGATGCCTTTGATGCTCATAGCGGAAAAAGTTTCAAAATGCGAGCAGCTTTGCACTCCACTATAAATGACTTTCCAGCATATGCTATGTTGTCGGGTTGGAGTACAAAAGGTTATAAAGCTTGCCCTTCTTGTGCCGATTCTGGTTGTGCGTATAGTTTTGGTGGTAAAATTGTCTACCCTGTAGCTCGAAAATGGTTACCAGCTGATCATCCTTATCGTTCTCAAGCCAACTTATTTGATGGGAAAGAGGAACATGGTTTTGCTCCTGTTCCTTTAAGCGGGACAGAAATTCTGAAGCAACAAGAAAGAGTTAAGTATGTTTATGGAAAGTCAAAAATTGTTTCTAAAAAAAGAGGGAGACTAGACAATGATGAaattgaagaagatgatgatggtCAAGATGATGTTGATAAGGTTCTATGGAAAAAGGAAAGTAAACTTTTTGAATTAGAATATTGGGAATATAATCCTCTTAGACATAATTTAGATGTTATGCACATTGAGAAGAATGTATGCGACAATTTCTTAGGAACTCTTTTAGATATGGAGAAGAGTAGAGATGATAAGAATGCTAGGTTGGCCCTTCAAGCACGGAACATAAAATCTCATCTTTGGCCTCAATCTCATCCAAATCGTGTTAAGGACTATTTGCCCTCGGCTGCATACACCATGtctaaagaagagaaagaacggTTTTTAAATGTCCTACAAAAGCTTAAAGTTCCTGATGGATATGGATCTAATTTGCAAAAGTGTGTGAATATGAAGCAGCGTAAACTTATTAATCTGAAAAGCCATGACAATCATGTCCTTATGCAGGATATCCTTCCTGTTGCTTTAAGGGCATCGAATGCCACAAAAGTAATTGATTTGCTTGATGAATTGTCAGACTTTTTCAAGAAGATATGCTCAACTTCTATTGATAGAAATGAATTAGACACCATTCAGTCAAAGCTTGTGTTGACTCTTTGTAAGATGGAGAAAGAGTTTCTGCCAACATTTTTCACAATCATGGTGCATCTACTAATTCATTTAGTGGATGAGGTCAAACTCGGCGGACCTGTTCACTATAGGTGGATGTATCCCATTGAGAG GTACTTGGCCTTTTTGAAATCTCATGTAAGCAATAAAGCGAAACCAGAAGGATCTATAGCAGAAGGGTACCTTTTATGGGAGACGATTGCATTTTGTTCGAGATACTTAGAAAGTGTTGAGACCATATTAACCAGACCCAAGAGGAACGAAGATGGTGTTCCAGACATCAATAACTATTTATACTACTCAGGTGGTCGTGTAGTTGGGATGAAAGAAAATGTCCGTCTGGATGACAAAAGTTTAAAGCAAGCACATCGCTATGTTTTGCTTCATTCAGATGAGATGAAACCG GCAAATAACCTAGATGATAGCACAAAAGAAGGGAAATTGAGAAAAGCCTTGGCCGGTGGTTTAAGCAATCGCAGCAAAAGGATGAAAAGCGTTATTATTAATGGCTATAAATTTGACACCGTGGATCGTGAGAGATCTCGAAAGACACAAAATTCTGGAATTATGGTAGAAGCTGAAGGCCAAGAGTATTATGGAAAGCTTAAAGAAATATTAGAACTTGATTATTATGGTTCTTTCAAGGTTCTAATGTTCCGTTGTGATTGGGCTGATATACGTAGGGGTTTCAAAACATACCCGAGTGGCAGAGTTCGTGTCAATTTCTCGAAGTTGATGCACACTGGTCAAAATCTGGAAGATGATCCATTCATTTTCTCTTCTCAAGCAAAACAAGTTTTTTACATTGAGGATGAGATACAAAAAGGATGGTTTCATGTTATTAAGACTAAGCCTAGGGACTTGTTTGATATACCCGAcgatgatgataatgatgatgagtAG